One window of Candidatus Methylocalor cossyra genomic DNA carries:
- the tolB gene encoding Tol-Pal system beta propeller repeat protein TolB has protein sequence MINRFCIALLAGLMGAARAELNVDITKGVQGAIPIAIVPFAQQGLAGDNLGSIVAADLARSGRFKPLPESELRERPVAPEQVNFRTWQALGQDYLAIGRVLPGNGSPYQAEFYLFDAIKGTQLTSGRIPFAPADARHAAHRIADLIYQELTGERGAFNTRVAYVTVTGSGQHREFHLQIADTDGHDPQSVISSPEPIMSPAWSPDGTRIAYVSFENKTSAIFVQTLATGERQKISEAPGINGAPAWSPDGTRLALTLSKDGSPDIYVMDLATRALRRITDDLSIDTEPSWSPDGQSLVFTSDRGGKPQLYRVSAEGGQPERLTYDGSYNARGVFSPDGRSLAMVHGNGGDYRIAVMDLGSRALRVLTDGPLDESPGFAPNGSMILYTQKSGGVDQLAAVSVDGKVRQTLRFQGGQVREPAWSP, from the coding sequence ATGATCAACCGATTTTGCATCGCCCTTTTGGCCGGCCTAATGGGTGCCGCGCGGGCGGAACTTAACGTCGATATCACCAAGGGCGTACAGGGCGCCATCCCCATCGCGATCGTGCCCTTCGCCCAGCAAGGGCTGGCGGGCGACAACTTAGGCTCCATCGTCGCCGCCGACCTGGCCCGCAGCGGCCGCTTCAAGCCCCTTCCGGAAAGCGAGCTGCGGGAACGCCCGGTGGCGCCCGAGCAGGTCAACTTCCGTACCTGGCAGGCCTTGGGCCAGGACTATCTGGCCATCGGCCGGGTGCTGCCCGGCAACGGTAGCCCGTACCAGGCGGAGTTCTACCTGTTCGACGCCATCAAGGGCACACAATTGACCTCCGGTCGGATTCCCTTTGCGCCCGCCGATGCCCGCCACGCCGCCCATCGCATCGCCGATCTCATCTACCAAGAGCTCACCGGCGAGCGGGGCGCCTTCAATACCCGGGTGGCCTACGTCACGGTGACCGGTTCCGGCCAGCACCGGGAATTCCACTTGCAGATCGCCGACACCGACGGGCACGATCCCCAGTCGGTGATCAGTTCGCCCGAGCCCATCATGTCCCCGGCCTGGTCGCCGGACGGCACGCGGATCGCCTACGTCTCATTCGAGAACAAGACCTCCGCCATCTTCGTGCAAACCCTCGCCACCGGGGAACGGCAAAAGATTTCCGAGGCCCCGGGCATTAACGGCGCGCCGGCCTGGTCGCCGGACGGCACCCGGCTCGCCCTGACCCTGTCTAAGGACGGCAGCCCCGACATCTACGTCATGGACCTCGCCACCCGAGCGCTGCGGCGGATCACCGATGACCTATCCATCGACACCGAGCCGAGCTGGTCTCCCGACGGCCAGAGCCTGGTGTTCACTTCCGACCGGGGCGGCAAGCCGCAGCTCTACCGGGTGTCGGCCGAGGGCGGGCAGCCGGAGCGCTTGACCTACGACGGGAGCTATAACGCCCGCGGGGTGTTCTCGCCGGACGGGCGCAGCCTGGCCATGGTGCACGGCAACGGCGGCGATTACCGCATCGCGGTGATGGACCTGGGTTCCCGGGCCCTGCGTGTGCTCACCGACGGGCCATTGGACGAATCGCCGGGGTTCGCCCCGAACGGCAGCATGATCCTTTACACTCAGAAGAGCGGCGGCGTCGACCAGTTGGCGGCGGTGTCAGTGGACGGCAAAGTGCGCCAGACCCTCCGCTTCCAGGGCGGACAGGTGCGCGAGCCAGCCTGGTCACCCTGA
- a CDS encoding YbgF trimerization domain-containing protein: MTRTTRWAGALAAGLALLGVARGERYDGGYDQSYDQPGYGVATLDERVSRLEKRLSGNTLMELSNRIEKLQGEVLKLRGTVEELSHELETVRRQQRDMYSDLDQRLQRAAPPPPAPPPAAPAPEGSGTPPSPPRRRARTPRQRPRPGPAAAGGGSGGAPGGLRKSLQDPQRGALR, translated from the coding sequence ATGACCAGGACTACGCGATGGGCCGGGGCGCTGGCGGCGGGTTTGGCCCTTTTGGGGGTGGCCCGTGGCGAACGCTATGACGGCGGCTACGACCAATCCTACGACCAACCCGGCTATGGCGTCGCCACCCTGGACGAACGGGTTTCCCGGCTGGAGAAGCGCCTCTCGGGCAATACCCTCATGGAATTGTCCAACCGCATCGAGAAGTTGCAGGGCGAAGTGTTGAAACTGCGCGGGACCGTGGAAGAGCTGAGCCACGAGCTGGAAACGGTCCGCCGGCAGCAACGGGACATGTACAGCGACCTCGACCAGCGCCTGCAGCGGGCGGCACCGCCACCGCCTGCGCCCCCGCCCGCCGCACCGGCGCCGGAAGGGTCGGGCACCCCGCCGAGCCCGCCTCGGCGCCGAGCCCGGACACCACGGCAGCGGCCCCGCCCCGGCCCCGCCGCCGCCGGCGGTGGATCCGGCGGTGCGCCAGGCGGCCTACGAAAAAGCCTTCAAGACCCTCAAAGAGGGGCGCTACGCTGA
- the tolA gene encoding cell envelope integrity protein TolA — protein MRSSPSTRFAGPLALSLALHLVLFAWFAYRFEAPRGPKTPPPPDIIHAISVDQTVIEAARQQERQRAAQALAERRQREQAERLQQEAEAARRRAELEAHRKAEEEARRKAEAEERQRQQAAKQLAQQKRQEEERRLEEAEAQRRAEQEAERKALAEAKKRQAEAEARRQAEEEARRAAEEKARRAAELEARQRAEAQRQAEEEARRRAEAEAARQRAEAKRKAETEARRKAEEEARRRAELEAERQAAALAAQRRAEEEARRQAEAKQRAELEARQEAARRAAEQEAQRKAAAEARRQAEEEARRRAEAEAARQRAEAKRKAEAEARRKAEEEARRRAELEAERRAEEEAKRKAEAEARRRAEEEAKRKAEAEARRRAEEEAKRKAEAEARRKAEEEARRRAELEAELRAEAEARRKAEEARRRKEEQERELRLAMEEEQRQAQRAREAEQAAELAAQAWANRYFGPKVERNWLRPPSAKSGMSCKIRVRLIPGGEVTSAQASCSGGDAAFERSAEAAVKKAAPFPMPPDPKVAQQLLEETVSFTFKPD, from the coding sequence ATGAGGTCCTCCCCGTCCACGCGCTTCGCTGGCCCGTTGGCGCTGTCGCTGGCGCTGCACCTGGTGCTGTTCGCCTGGTTTGCCTACCGGTTCGAGGCGCCGCGCGGCCCCAAAACACCACCACCGCCGGACATCATCCACGCGATCAGCGTGGACCAGACCGTAATCGAAGCCGCCCGGCAGCAGGAGCGGCAGCGGGCCGCCCAAGCCCTGGCTGAACGCCGCCAGCGCGAGCAGGCGGAACGGCTCCAGCAGGAGGCGGAGGCGGCCCGGCGCCGGGCCGAGCTGGAAGCTCACCGGAAGGCGGAAGAAGAAGCCCGGCGCAAAGCCGAGGCGGAGGAGCGGCAACGGCAACAGGCGGCCAAGCAGCTGGCCCAGCAAAAGCGCCAGGAAGAAGAACGGCGTCTCGAGGAGGCGGAAGCTCAGCGTCGCGCGGAGCAAGAGGCGGAGCGCAAAGCCCTGGCCGAGGCCAAGAAGCGCCAGGCCGAGGCAGAAGCCCGACGCCAAGCCGAGGAAGAGGCGCGCCGCGCGGCGGAGGAAAAGGCCCGCCGGGCGGCCGAGCTGGAGGCCCGGCAACGGGCCGAAGCCCAGCGGCAGGCGGAGGAGGAGGCGCGCCGTCGGGCGGAGGCCGAGGCGGCCCGGCAACGGGCGGAGGCTAAGCGCAAGGCGGAAACGGAGGCCCGCAGGAAGGCTGAGGAAGAGGCGCGTCGCCGGGCCGAGCTGGAAGCGGAGCGCCAGGCCGCGGCGTTGGCGGCCCAGCGGCGGGCCGAGGAGGAAGCCCGGCGCCAGGCCGAGGCCAAGCAAAGGGCAGAGCTCGAGGCCCGCCAAGAAGCGGCCCGCCGGGCGGCGGAACAGGAAGCCCAGCGTAAGGCGGCCGCCGAAGCGCGACGCCAAGCCGAGGAGGAGGCGCGCCGTCGGGCGGAGGCCGAGGCGGCCCGGCAACGGGCGGAGGCCAAACGCAAGGCGGAAGCGGAGGCCCGCAGGAAGGCTGAGGAAGAAGCGCGTCGCCGGGCCGAGCTGGAGGCGGAGCGTCGGGCTGAGGAGGAAGCCAAGCGTAAAGCGGAAGCCGAGGCCCGCAGGAGAGCGGAGGAGGAGGCCAAACGCAAGGCGGAAGCGGAGGCCCGCAGGAGGGCGGAGGAGGAGGCCAAGCGCAAGGCGGAAGCGGAGGCCCGCAGGAAGGCTGAGGAAGAAGCGCGTCGCCGGGCCGAGCTGGAGGCCGAACTGCGGGCCGAGGCCGAGGCCCGGCGCAAGGCAGAAGAAGCGAGGCGCCGCAAGGAAGAACAGGAGCGGGAGCTCAGGTTGGCGATGGAAGAGGAACAGCGCCAGGCCCAACGGGCTCGAGAAGCCGAGCAGGCCGCCGAGCTGGCGGCCCAAGCCTGGGCCAACCGCTATTTCGGGCCCAAGGTGGAGCGGAATTGGCTGCGCCCGCCTTCTGCCAAAAGCGGGATGTCCTGTAAAATCCGAGTTCGCTTGATCCCAGGCGGCGAGGTGACCAGCGCCCAGGCCAGTTGCTCGGGCGGCGACGCGGCCTTCGAGCGCTCCGCGGAGGCCGCGGTGAAGAAGGCCGCCCCCTTCCCCATGCCACCCGACCCGAAAGTGGCGCAACAACTCCTCGAAGAGACCGTCTCCTTTACCTTCAAACCCGATTGA
- a CDS encoding VPLPA-CTERM sorting domain-containing protein, translating into MWDGGNIGYGNAEVGDCVTNSCANLPPPNHARVGGANPMSGSVEDDRNMGWNHTSKWYTFQITQAGGYTISLDRVSTNTNNQPAFSVWTSGSVPYRNEGPSHKFNQVIAPISVSPDQLNGNGGHSDNFNDYMLVDDRGNNAGAPITGFVGYANSGPGYINAGGNTVLGALSFGSSVEGPLQSGTPGTPTALYTSIVTKGDYINPHAGVITAPYAGQGSSVNTSDPRLPNGSGGGHVDLALWLPQGWYVITGGGSCADFTCSPSGGAVTSDYILKILPNPNVSPPLPIPAAVWLFGSALVGVGLVGRRRAAAP; encoded by the coding sequence GTGTGGGACGGCGGCAACATCGGCTACGGCAACGCCGAGGTCGGGGACTGCGTCACCAACTCCTGCGCCAACCTGCCGCCTCCCAACCATGCCCGGGTGGGCGGCGCCAACCCCATGAGCGGTTCGGTGGAAGATGACCGGAACATGGGCTGGAACCACACTTCGAAGTGGTACACGTTCCAGATCACCCAGGCCGGAGGCTATACCATCAGCCTAGACCGGGTCAGCACCAACACCAACAACCAACCGGCGTTTTCGGTCTGGACCAGCGGTTCGGTGCCCTACCGAAACGAGGGACCGAGCCACAAATTCAATCAGGTAATCGCCCCCATCTCGGTCTCCCCCGACCAGCTCAACGGCAACGGCGGCCATAGCGATAATTTCAACGACTACATGCTGGTGGACGACCGGGGCAATAACGCCGGCGCTCCCATCACCGGCTTCGTGGGTTACGCCAATTCCGGGCCCGGCTACATCAATGCCGGCGGCAACACGGTGCTCGGCGCCCTGTCGTTTGGCTCCTCGGTGGAGGGGCCCCTGCAGTCCGGCACCCCCGGCACGCCGACTGCGCTCTACACCAGCATCGTCACCAAGGGCGATTACATCAACCCCCATGCCGGCGTCATCACCGCGCCCTATGCCGGGCAGGGTTCCTCGGTCAATACCAGCGATCCGCGGTTACCGAACGGTTCCGGCGGCGGTCACGTAGATCTCGCTCTGTGGCTGCCCCAGGGCTGGTACGTGATTACCGGCGGCGGCAGCTGCGCCGACTTCACCTGCTCGCCGTCCGGGGGTGCGGTCACCTCGGACTACATCCTCAAGATCCTACCTAACCCGAACGTATCCCCGCCCCTGCCGATCCCGGCCGCGGTGTGGTTGTTCGGCAGCGCGCTGGTGGGCGTGGGTCTGGTCGGACGCCGCCGGGCGGCCGCCCCCTAG
- a CDS encoding TraR/DksA C4-type zinc finger protein gives MDDIDFAQHLEECDRNDALRRLRSAQEMAELQLVDEARGAVICLDCGAPIPDERLAVQRQAVRCIDCQREHDREQLLEARLYTTGNEL, from the coding sequence ATGGACGACATCGATTTCGCGCAACACCTCGAGGAATGCGACCGGAACGACGCCTTGCGCCGGTTGCGGAGCGCCCAGGAAATGGCGGAATTGCAGCTGGTGGACGAGGCGCGGGGTGCGGTCATCTGTCTCGATTGCGGCGCCCCCATCCCCGACGAGCGCCTGGCGGTGCAGCGGCAGGCCGTGCGTTGCATCGATTGCCAGCGCGAGCACGACCGTGAACAGCTCCTGGAAGCCCGCCTGTACACAACGGGAAACGAGCTCTAG
- the queE gene encoding 7-carboxy-7-deazaguanine synthase QueE gives MTSLRITEIFHSLQGESRTMGWPTVFVRLTGCPLRCVYCDTAYAFSGGERLSVGEILCRVARYGTRRVCVTGGEPLAQPGCLALLEALVENGYEVSLETSGALDVSQVHPAVVKVLDLKTPGSGESARNRYENLAFLDAKDQVKFVICDDADYRWAKEKLFEHRLPSRCEVLFSPAAGRQDPAELAEKILRDRLNVRFQLQLHKVLWGERPGV, from the coding sequence GTGACGAGCCTTAGGATCACCGAAATCTTCCACTCCTTGCAGGGCGAATCCCGCACCATGGGCTGGCCCACCGTGTTCGTGCGGCTGACCGGTTGCCCTCTGCGCTGCGTTTACTGCGACACCGCCTACGCCTTCAGCGGCGGGGAACGCCTTTCCGTGGGCGAGATCCTGTGCCGGGTGGCCCGCTACGGCACGCGCCGGGTCTGCGTCACCGGCGGTGAACCCCTGGCCCAGCCGGGCTGTCTGGCCCTGTTGGAGGCCTTGGTGGAAAATGGCTACGAGGTGTCTCTGGAAACCAGCGGCGCCCTAGATGTTTCCCAGGTGCACCCGGCGGTGGTCAAGGTGTTGGACCTCAAAACCCCCGGCTCCGGGGAGAGCGCTCGGAACCGTTACGAGAACCTGGCGTTTCTCGATGCCAAGGATCAGGTGAAGTTCGTGATCTGCGACGATGCCGATTACCGCTGGGCTAAGGAAAAGCTGTTCGAGCACCGCCTGCCGTCGCGCTGCGAGGTGTTGTTCTCGCCCGCGGCCGGGCGGCAGGATCCGGCCGAATTGGCGGAGAAGATCCTGCGCGACCGGCTGAATGTGCGTTTCCAGCTGCAGCTCCACAAAGTGCTGTGGGGAGAGAGGCCCGGGGTATGA
- the queC gene encoding 7-cyano-7-deazaguanine synthase QueC — MNARPAVVLLSGGLDSATTLAIARAEGYACYALSVDYGQRHGTELEAARRVAAALGVVEHKEIHVGLDAIGGSALTDPGIAVPDRPQVGIPVTYVPARNTVLLAFALGWVEVLGGADIFIGVNAVDYSGYPDCRPDFIAAFQRLAQLATKAGVEGREFRIHAPLLTLSKADIIRRGTELGVDFGLTVSCYAADPEGRACGRCDACRLRAQGFLEAGLPDPTRYAAGAPNPGERR, encoded by the coding sequence ATGAACGCGCGACCGGCGGTAGTGTTGTTGTCCGGCGGCCTTGACTCGGCGACCACGCTGGCCATCGCCCGGGCGGAAGGCTATGCCTGCTATGCCCTCAGCGTGGATTACGGCCAGCGCCACGGCACCGAACTCGAGGCCGCGCGGCGGGTGGCGGCGGCCCTCGGGGTGGTGGAGCACAAGGAAATCCATGTCGGGCTCGACGCCATCGGCGGTTCGGCGTTGACCGACCCCGGCATTGCGGTGCCGGACCGGCCGCAGGTGGGCATCCCGGTGACCTACGTCCCGGCGCGCAACACCGTATTGCTCGCCTTCGCCCTGGGCTGGGTGGAAGTCCTGGGGGGCGCCGACATCTTCATCGGCGTCAATGCGGTGGACTATTCCGGCTATCCCGATTGCCGCCCGGACTTTATCGCCGCCTTCCAGCGCCTGGCCCAACTGGCCACCAAGGCCGGCGTGGAAGGCCGCGAGTTCCGCATTCACGCGCCGCTGCTGACGCTGAGCAAGGCCGACATCATCCGCCGCGGCACCGAGCTCGGGGTCGATTTCGGGTTGACGGTGTCCTGCTATGCCGCCGACCCGGAGGGGCGGGCCTGCGGCCGGTGCGACGCCTGTAGGCTCCGCGCCCAGGGCTTCCTGGAAGCGGGCCTCCCGGACCCGACCCGCTACGCCGCGGGCGCTCCCAACCCCGGAGAGCGGCGCTAA
- a CDS encoding class I SAM-dependent methyltransferase: MQTWTEGYVTELNYTHGYYRELSPSLQRLALLAAGYAPPPDNGAYLELGFGQGLSAVIHAAATPCPLWGTDFNPDHTGHAQSLAQAAGVAAQLLDDSFAELVERQDLPSFQYIGLHGIWSWISDKNREHIVTLLRRHLAVGGVAYVSYNALPGWSSGLALRHLLTLHAETAGAESQGMAGRVEAALAFAEELLEKGAAYFKANPLAVERLKRIRGQNRNYVAHEYFNGHWVPMAFSELAEWLSPAKLSFAASAHLIDHVDLVNLTPEAQAMLAGISHPILRQSIRDYFVNQSFRRDLFVRGARRLSPLEQQEEWLATGFALLTAAADVPLRIAGALGEVGLQETVYRPLIDAMARQGYRPRTFAQLREELPQLSFGQLGQALLLLVGAGHAHPAQPEPVVKRVQARTAALNLELCKRARSSGEINFLASPVIGAGVPVPRFHQLFLLARGKGQKTPEDWAQFVWSLLSAQGHRLIKEGKTLDSAEDNIAELTRQAVEFADKRLPVLKGLGIA, encoded by the coding sequence ATGCAGACCTGGACCGAAGGCTACGTCACCGAACTCAACTACACCCACGGCTACTACCGGGAACTTTCCCCAAGTTTGCAGCGCTTGGCGCTGCTGGCGGCGGGGTACGCCCCGCCTCCGGACAACGGCGCCTACCTTGAACTCGGCTTCGGGCAAGGGCTGTCCGCGGTGATCCATGCCGCTGCCACCCCCTGTCCCCTGTGGGGCACCGACTTCAACCCTGACCACACCGGCCACGCCCAGTCCCTGGCCCAGGCGGCGGGCGTCGCGGCGCAGCTGTTGGACGACAGTTTCGCCGAACTGGTCGAGCGGCAGGACCTGCCCAGCTTCCAGTACATCGGTCTGCACGGTATTTGGAGCTGGATTTCCGACAAGAACCGCGAGCACATCGTGACCCTGCTGCGCCGGCACCTTGCCGTGGGCGGCGTCGCCTACGTCAGCTACAACGCCTTGCCGGGCTGGAGTTCCGGGCTGGCCCTGCGCCATCTCCTGACCTTGCACGCGGAGACCGCGGGCGCCGAGTCGCAGGGGATGGCCGGGCGCGTCGAGGCCGCCTTGGCCTTCGCCGAGGAATTGCTGGAAAAGGGGGCGGCCTATTTCAAGGCCAATCCCCTGGCCGTCGAGCGACTGAAACGTATCCGCGGGCAAAACCGCAATTACGTAGCCCATGAATACTTCAATGGCCACTGGGTGCCCATGGCCTTTTCCGAGCTGGCGGAATGGCTATCGCCCGCCAAGCTCAGCTTCGCCGCCTCGGCCCATTTGATCGACCATGTGGACCTGGTGAATCTGACCCCGGAGGCCCAGGCCATGCTCGCCGGCATTTCCCATCCCATTCTGCGGCAGTCGATCCGTGACTATTTCGTCAATCAGAGCTTCCGCCGCGACCTGTTCGTGCGCGGGGCGCGGCGGCTGTCGCCCCTGGAACAACAGGAAGAGTGGCTCGCTACCGGCTTTGCCCTGCTCACCGCCGCCGCCGACGTTCCGCTCAGGATCGCCGGCGCCCTTGGCGAAGTGGGCTTGCAGGAAACGGTCTACCGGCCGCTTATCGACGCCATGGCCCGCCAGGGCTACCGTCCCCGCACCTTCGCCCAGCTGCGGGAGGAGCTGCCCCAGCTCAGCTTCGGTCAGCTCGGGCAAGCCTTGCTGCTGTTGGTGGGGGCGGGCCATGCCCATCCGGCCCAGCCGGAGCCGGTGGTCAAGCGGGTCCAGGCCCGTACCGCGGCCCTGAACCTGGAATTGTGCAAGCGCGCCCGCAGCAGTGGGGAGATCAACTTCCTGGCCTCGCCGGTGATCGGCGCCGGGGTTCCGGTGCCGCGCTTCCACCAGCTGTTCCTTTTGGCCCGAGGCAAAGGGCAGAAGACTCCGGAGGATTGGGCCCAGTTCGTCTGGTCGCTCCTGAGCGCCCAAGGGCATCGCCTCATCAAGGAAGGCAAGACCCTCGACAGCGCGGAGGACAACATCGCTGAGCTGACCCGGCAGGCGGTGGAATTCGCCGACAAGCGGCTGCCGGTGCTGAAAGGCCTGGGGATCGCCTGA
- the pal gene encoding peptidoglycan-associated lipoprotein Pal, whose translation MISEATFEPWKSTMKRLWVVLLAALLLTAAGCSTKGGAQGEGAAGPGGASGGKADGPRIGKYRQGGGAYDSSRPGGAGRYGAGGELDEASGPLARRVIYFPYDSYEVLPEYQPVVAAHANYLASHPERRVTLEGHADERGSPEYNIALGEQRAKAVQRLMELQGVGSGQIQVVSFGEEKPAALGHDEASWQQNRRVEISYSRP comes from the coding sequence ATGATAAGCGAAGCGACTTTCGAGCCTTGGAAGAGCACCATGAAGCGCCTGTGGGTAGTGCTGCTCGCGGCCCTGCTGTTGACCGCGGCGGGCTGCAGCACCAAGGGCGGCGCGCAGGGGGAGGGCGCGGCCGGTCCCGGCGGTGCCAGCGGTGGGAAGGCCGACGGGCCGCGCATCGGCAAGTATCGCCAGGGTGGCGGGGCGTACGATTCCAGCCGGCCGGGCGGCGCCGGTAGGTACGGCGCGGGGGGCGAGCTCGATGAAGCCTCCGGTCCACTGGCCAGGCGCGTCATCTATTTCCCCTACGACAGCTACGAGGTGCTGCCGGAATACCAGCCCGTGGTGGCCGCCCATGCCAACTACCTGGCCTCCCATCCGGAACGGCGGGTGACCCTGGAAGGGCATGCCGACGAGCGCGGCTCCCCCGAATACAACATCGCCCTGGGCGAGCAGCGGGCCAAGGCGGTCCAACGGCTGATGGAATTGCAGGGGGTCGGCAGCGGGCAGATCCAGGTGGTCAGCTTCGGGGAAGAAAAGCCCGCCGCGCTCGGCCACGATGAAGCGTCCTGGCAGCAGAACCGCCGGGTCGAAATCTCCTATTCGAGACCTTGA
- the ybgF gene encoding tol-pal system protein YbgF, protein MRQAAYEKAFKTLKEGRYAEAIRDFKNFIAAYPSGENTDNAYYWLAEAYNVNRDFPAARDTFRKLVKDFPHSPKVPDAYLKLGFIEYETGQYAAARDLLNDVIKRYPNTSAAKLAEKRLERMRQEKR, encoded by the coding sequence GTGCGCCAGGCGGCCTACGAAAAAGCCTTCAAGACCCTCAAAGAGGGGCGCTACGCTGAGGCGATCCGGGACTTCAAGAACTTCATCGCCGCCTATCCAAGCGGCGAAAACACCGACAATGCCTATTACTGGCTGGCGGAAGCCTACAACGTCAATCGGGATTTTCCCGCGGCCCGGGATACGTTCCGGAAACTGGTCAAGGATTTCCCACACAGTCCCAAGGTGCCGGACGCCTACCTGAAGCTGGGCTTCATCGAGTACGAGACCGGGCAGTATGCCGCCGCCCGGGATTTGCTCAACGACGTGATCAAGCGCTATCCCAATACCAGCGCCGCCAAGCTGGCGGAAAAACGCCTGGAGCGGATGCGCCAGGAAAAACGCTGA
- a CDS encoding glycosyltransferase, whose product MKTWVRTLWRRQPAWLRRLELSALTRALAAPLDPDRPLRSGDAVVGGFFGTASGLGESARQMLRQLHALGIRAQPANVSRFAVLEDFAAGPLWPEAASPGGIAIFHVNPDLLNLILAAIGRQRLRHRRVVGYWAWELGVVPRHWQTALRCVDEVWVVSRFIAEAIKGERPDAKVHVVPIPVDVAGQYTEPRVDPLPQFRGRPVVLFAYDVRSTPSRKNPEAVVEAFRRATAGDPTPVLVLKINNETAWPDARERLQRAIAGMNNVHVMRDLLPGDGMKNLIARADVVMSLHRSEGFGLLLAEAMAAAKPVIATGWSGNLDFMTPHCSVLVDYRLIPVRDPYRVYNGPGALWADPDIDQAAAALRHLLAHPAERRALGQAARAHAAQVFSPARWRAALPESFWQSLAEARRPP is encoded by the coding sequence ATGAAAACTTGGGTTCGCACCCTCTGGCGCCGTCAGCCGGCCTGGCTGCGCCGTCTCGAGCTGAGCGCGCTCACCCGGGCGCTGGCCGCCCCCCTCGACCCGGACCGCCCGTTGCGGAGCGGCGACGCCGTGGTGGGCGGGTTCTTCGGCACCGCCTCCGGGCTGGGCGAGAGCGCCCGGCAGATGCTGCGGCAGCTGCACGCCCTGGGGATCCGGGCGCAGCCGGCCAATGTCAGCCGCTTCGCGGTGCTGGAGGATTTTGCCGCCGGTCCCCTGTGGCCGGAGGCCGCGAGCCCCGGCGGGATCGCCATCTTTCACGTGAACCCCGACCTCCTCAACCTCATCCTCGCCGCCATCGGCAGGCAGCGCCTGCGACACCGGCGCGTGGTGGGCTACTGGGCCTGGGAACTCGGTGTGGTCCCCCGCCACTGGCAGACGGCCCTGCGCTGCGTCGACGAAGTGTGGGTGGTCAGCCGCTTCATCGCCGAGGCCATCAAGGGCGAGCGGCCCGACGCCAAGGTGCACGTCGTCCCCATTCCCGTGGACGTGGCGGGGCAATACACCGAGCCGCGGGTGGATCCCTTGCCGCAGTTCCGGGGCCGACCGGTGGTCCTGTTCGCCTACGACGTTCGCTCCACCCCCTCACGGAAAAACCCAGAGGCGGTGGTGGAAGCGTTCCGGCGTGCCACCGCCGGCGATCCCACCCCGGTCCTGGTGCTCAAAATCAACAACGAAACCGCCTGGCCGGATGCCCGGGAGCGGCTCCAGCGGGCCATCGCCGGGATGAACAACGTGCACGTGATGCGGGACCTGCTACCAGGGGATGGGATGAAGAATCTGATCGCCCGCGCCGACGTGGTGATGTCCTTGCACCGCTCGGAAGGCTTCGGCCTGTTGCTGGCCGAGGCCATGGCGGCGGCCAAGCCGGTCATCGCTACTGGGTGGTCGGGGAATTTGGATTTCATGACCCCCCACTGCAGTGTCCTGGTGGACTACCGGCTCATTCCCGTGCGCGATCCCTATCGGGTCTACAACGGCCCGGGGGCCCTGTGGGCGGATCCGGACATCGACCAGGCAGCGGCGGCGCTGCGCCACCTGCTCGCCCATCCCGCCGAGCGGCGGGCCTTAGGCCAAGCAGCGCGCGCCCACGCAGCGCAGGTGTTTTCCCCCGCCCGCTGGCGCGCCGCCCTGCCGGAGAGCTTTTGGCAATCCCTGGCGGAGGCGCGCAGGCCGCCCTGA
- the tolR gene encoding protein TolR, producing MAEINVVPYIDVTLVLLIIFMVTAPLLQTGVDVDLPRAEAKPMDPNQDLPIIISIKADGSLFLDTGNRGDVAVEETDLARRVTEALAQKPGLAVLIRGDRAVDYGRVVTVMAQLKNAGIPSVGLMTAPPDE from the coding sequence ATGGCCGAGATCAACGTCGTGCCCTACATCGACGTCACACTGGTACTGCTGATCATTTTCATGGTCACAGCGCCCTTGCTGCAGACCGGCGTGGACGTGGATTTGCCGAGGGCCGAGGCGAAGCCGATGGATCCCAACCAGGACTTGCCGATCATCATCTCCATCAAGGCGGACGGCAGCCTGTTCCTAGACACCGGCAATCGCGGCGACGTGGCGGTGGAAGAGACCGACCTGGCCCGCCGGGTGACCGAGGCGCTGGCCCAGAAGCCGGGGCTGGCGGTGCTGATCCGGGGCGACCGGGCGGTAGACTACGGCCGGGTGGTGACTGTGATGGCCCAACTGAAGAATGCCGGCATTCCCAGCGTCGGTTTGATGACCGCCCCCCCGGACGAATGA